A single Candidatus Thalassolituus haligoni DNA region contains:
- a CDS encoding YbhB/YbcL family Raf kinase inhibitor-like protein, with amino-acid sequence MSICASSYKKMALVTISVLGIATAALSAHADGSSFGFRSPTIEPESRLSTRNLYSGFGCTGDNVSPALEWFNPPEATQSFAITVYDPDAPTGSGWWHWQVFNLPADSHALAEDAGAEHSILLPASAQQGRNDYGSHAFGGACPPAGDQPHRYQFTLFALDQPSLDIPEDASAALVGFMLNAHAIDKAAFTLYYSR; translated from the coding sequence ATGTCGATTTGCGCCAGCAGCTACAAGAAAATGGCACTGGTCACGATCAGTGTTCTGGGTATCGCGACAGCCGCGCTCTCAGCTCATGCCGATGGCAGCAGTTTTGGTTTTCGCAGCCCGACGATCGAGCCAGAATCACGCCTCAGCACCCGCAACCTGTATTCAGGTTTCGGTTGCACCGGAGACAACGTGTCGCCAGCACTGGAATGGTTTAACCCGCCAGAAGCGACACAAAGCTTTGCGATCACCGTCTATGACCCGGATGCCCCGACCGGCTCGGGATGGTGGCACTGGCAGGTGTTTAATCTGCCCGCTGACAGCCATGCTCTGGCAGAAGATGCTGGTGCTGAACATTCAATCCTGCTGCCAGCCTCTGCCCAGCAAGGGCGGAATGATTACGGCAGCCATGCCTTTGGTGGTGCCTGCCCTCCGGCCGGAGATCAGCCGCACCGCTACCAATTCACGCTGTTTGCTCTCGACCAGCCCAGCCTTGATATCCCGGAAGATGCCAGCGCTGCCCTGGTCGGATTCATGCTGAATGCCCACGC